The following are from one region of the Cyanobium gracile PCC 6307 genome:
- a CDS encoding antitoxin Xre/MbcA/ParS toxin-binding domain-containing protein has product MPPALAPLPQEPLTKSDAQLVAEACNRAAQALGLTRDELSAVVGKHRTSIERTGLDPSTKEGELALLFVRVYRSLHALMGGDQALMRHWMEQPNLHFGQQPPRQLLARVEGLTRVVSYLDALRG; this is encoded by the coding sequence ATGCCTCCTGCCCTAGCTCCGCTCCCCCAGGAGCCGCTCACCAAGTCCGATGCCCAGTTGGTGGCCGAGGCCTGCAATCGTGCGGCCCAGGCTCTGGGCCTCACGCGCGACGAGCTGAGCGCCGTGGTGGGCAAGCACCGCACCAGCATCGAACGCACGGGCTTGGATCCCAGTACCAAAGAAGGCGAGCTGGCGCTGCTGTTCGTGCGGGTCTATCGCAGCCTGCATGCCCTCATGGGTGGCGATCAGGCCCTGATGCGCCACTGGATGGAGCAGCCCAACCTCCACTTCGGCCAACAGCCGCCGCGTCAGTTGCTGGCGCGCGTGGAAGGCCTCACCCGCGTTGTCAGCTACCTCGATGCCCTCCGCGGCTGA
- a CDS encoding RES family NAD+ phosphorylase yields MDGLLEQARLEQLIDTVKPPIPCDWADASEGRPMPSHPLLLTPFRYPPLISGSRFGRPHQRHLFYGARSLETALAERSFHALRMLEDSPLPEGARLQRLQTAFSVEITAKRGLSLQTHLTPEALSAITDPSSYAASQRCGDAMRERGVQAFEVPSARSPQTPPVVGVLTPYAFSSTPFDFQDWTLEISAEGVTAVSFAGGLKGTFAREQFLVDGRWPVP; encoded by the coding sequence GTGGATGGGCTCCTGGAACAGGCACGCCTGGAGCAGCTGATCGACACGGTGAAGCCGCCGATTCCCTGCGACTGGGCTGATGCTTCCGAAGGCCGGCCGATGCCGTCGCACCCGCTGTTGCTGACTCCCTTTCGCTATCCGCCCCTGATCAGTGGCTCTCGCTTTGGGCGCCCGCACCAGCGCCATCTCTTCTACGGGGCGCGATCGCTGGAGACGGCTCTGGCCGAGCGCTCCTTCCACGCCCTGCGGATGCTGGAAGACTCGCCGCTGCCCGAAGGTGCCCGCCTTCAGCGCCTGCAGACCGCCTTCTCGGTAGAGATCACAGCGAAACGCGGCCTGTCGTTGCAGACCCACCTCACACCCGAGGCCCTGTCTGCCATCACGGATCCCAGCAGCTACGCAGCCAGTCAGCGCTGCGGCGATGCCATGCGGGAGCGCGGCGTTCAGGCCTTCGAAGTGCCGTCGGCCCGCTCCCCCCAGACGCCTCCTGTGGTTGGGGTCCTCACCCCCTATGCCTTCAGCAGCACGCCGTTCGATTTCCAGGACTGGACTCTGGAGATCAGCGCCGAAGGGGTGACGGCTGTGTCCTTTGCAGGGGGGCTCAAGGGAACCTTCGCCAGGGAGCAGTTTCTGGTGGACGGGCGCTGGCCCGTGCCGTGA